A genomic stretch from Juglans microcarpa x Juglans regia isolate MS1-56 chromosome 3S, Jm3101_v1.0, whole genome shotgun sequence includes:
- the LOC121258706 gene encoding uncharacterized protein LOC121258706, with the protein MAADQKGQSSYSMKKGEVWKDIWKLLVPNATCMLLWRACHESLQTNQNLVKRRIRENAMCPICQIERESVTHALWSCSSAQDVWGASLKSLQKIKVEEIQFKVLVANQKQEAEGLTTYQVSQWTALPPQVFKANWDASVDRANCRIGVRVIIRDWHGQLHLSRIILEGDAKIVVDEINSDSGKWTSEGMIIQYIRNKLGLMQQWSVKHVPRNLNIVAHLLAKDALKLFEESIVTEGIPPCIQAVLI; encoded by the exons ATGGCAGCAGATCAAAAGGGGCAATCATCTTATAGTATGAAGAAGGGTGAAGTCTGGAAAGATATATGGAAGTTATTGGTGCCAAATGCAACATGCATGTTATTGTGGAGAGCTTGCCATGAGTCTTTACAAACAAACCAGAACCTGGTTAAAAGGAGAATTAGGGAGAATGCTATGTGCCCAATCTGTCAAATTGAACGAGAATCTGTGACTCATGCTCTTTGGTCATGCAGTTCTGCTCAAGATGTGTGGGGAGCTAGTTTGAAGAGTTTGCAGAAAATCAAAGTTGAAGAAATCCAGTTCAAGGTTTTG GTTGCCAACCAGAAGCAAGAAGCAGAAGGGCTGACAACATACCAAGTCTCTCAGTGGACTGCTCTTCCTCCACAGGTGTTTAAGGCCAATTGGGATGCTTCAGTAGATCGTGCAAACTGCAGAATAGGTGTTAGGGTGATCATTAGAGATTGGCATGGTCAG CTGCATTTGTCAAGGATTATACTTGAAGGAGATGCCAAGATTGTAGTTGATGAGATCAATAGTGATTCAGGAAAATGGACTTCAGAAGGTATGATCATTCAGTACATTAGAAACAAGCTTGGTCTGATGCAACAGTGGTCGGTTAAGCATGTCCCAAGGAATCTCAATATTGTGGCTCATTTATTAGCTAAGGATGCACTAAAACTCTTTGAGGAGAGCATTGTAACGGAGGGAATTCCTCCTTGTATCCAAGCTGTATTGATTTAA
- the LOC121258199 gene encoding 60S ribosomal protein L44 isoform X2 produces MVNVPKTKKTYCKSKECRKHTLHKVTQYKKGKDSLAVQGKRRYDRKQSGYGGQTKPVFHKKAKTTKKIVLRLQCQGCKHVSQHPIKRCKHFEIGGDKKGKGTSLF; encoded by the exons atg GTGAACGTACCTAAGACAAAGAAAACATACTGTAAGAGCAAGGAGTGCAGGAAGCACACCTTGCATAAGGTTACACAGTACAAGAAGGGCAAGGATAGTCTTGCTGTTCAGGGTAAGCGCCGCTATGACCGCAAGCAATCTGGTTATGGAGGACAGACCAAGCCCGTCTTCCACAAAAAG GCCAAGACTACCAAGAAGATTGTGCTGAGGTTGCAGTGCCAGGGTTGCAAGCATGTTTCCCAGCACCCAATTAAG AGGTGCAAGCATTTTGAGATTGGTGGAGACAAGAAGGGAAAGGGGACTTCTCTTTTCTAA
- the LOC121258199 gene encoding 60S ribosomal protein L44 isoform X1, with the protein MQVNVPKTKKTYCKSKECRKHTLHKVTQYKKGKDSLAVQGKRRYDRKQSGYGGQTKPVFHKKAKTTKKIVLRLQCQGCKHVSQHPIKRCKHFEIGGDKKGKGTSLF; encoded by the exons ATGCAGGTGAACGTACCTAAGACAAAGAAAACATACTGTAAGAGCAAGGAGTGCAGGAAGCACACCTTGCATAAGGTTACACAGTACAAGAAGGGCAAGGATAGTCTTGCTGTTCAGGGTAAGCGCCGCTATGACCGCAAGCAATCTGGTTATGGAGGACAGACCAAGCCCGTCTTCCACAAAAAG GCCAAGACTACCAAGAAGATTGTGCTGAGGTTGCAGTGCCAGGGTTGCAAGCATGTTTCCCAGCACCCAATTAAG AGGTGCAAGCATTTTGAGATTGGTGGAGACAAGAAGGGAAAGGGGACTTCTCTTTTCTAA